GTACTGCCAGTCTTATTCCCTGTCGGAGCCGGCCCTGCAATGCCCGGGTTGCCGCCTTCCGGCCCCTCCACAAGACTGACACTGTACACAGATTCACCTATCCTTAAGCCCCCGGAACTCCCGCTTCCCGGCACCCAGAAAAGCATTGAAAAGACAAGGCAATGCAGAAAGAGCGAAACCCCCAGCATGGGCTTCCACCTTATCATGCTGTCATCCGTTTGCCTGTACATGGAAAAGGCCTTTAACATTTTTATACCCTTATTTATCTTCAGGCGCGACAACCAGACCCAGTTTTTCTATACCTGCCGCCTGGATCCTTGCATGAACCTGCATGATAAACCCATAGGGGATATCCTTGTCTGCCCTGAAGAGCAGCTGCTTATTATTCCTATACTTGAACATGGCTGCAAGCTTCTCTTCGAGCTCGGTAAACTCTATCTTATGCTTTTCTATGGTTATCTCCCTGTTGATATCAACCGTGAGGATAAGCGGGTCTTCCTCTGTCTTTATCTCCTTTGCCTGTGTCTGCGGGAGGTTCACATCAACACCCTGAGTCATCATGGGGCTTGTAACCATAAATATTATCAATAATACCAGCATAACATCAACGAATGGTGTTACATTGATGTCTGACATCAACTTTTTTTTGCCGCTGCCACCTGTGGTCATCATTTTAAATCAAGCCTCCCCTGAAATTACTCCTCTACCTTGTCCAGGCCGCCCTTCATGGATTGACGTACAACAAGGGAAAGGAAGTCTGCTGAAAATGTCTCCATCTCTGTGCCCAGTTCCGCCGCCTTGCTGTTGAAATAATTATAGGCAATAACAGCGGGTATAGCGGCAAACAAACCAACTGCTGTTGCGATCAGGGCCTCCGATATACCGGGCGCAACAACAGCAAGGCTGGCTGACCCCTTGATTCCAATGCTCCTGAAAGACTCCATGATACCCCAGACCGTACCGAAAAGGCCTATGAATGGGGCTGCATTTCCTGTTGTAGCCAGGAATGCAAGTGCCTTTTCCATCCTGCTGTTTTCATGGATAACAGACCTCCTCAGTGCCCTTTCAATAGCTTCGGATATCCCGCTGATGTTATTCAGGGTGGCGTTTCCGTTCCCCTTAAGTTTTTTCAGCCTTATGAGTTCAGTATACCCCCTTATAAAGAGCTGTGCAACCGGGCTGTAAAAGAGGTCTTTGCTCTCTTTATAAATGCTTGTAAGCTCTGTGGCCTCCCAGAATATCTCCAGGAAATAGGCGGTTTCAAGCCTGGCATATCTGAAAAACCTGAGTTTAATAAAGATAATTGCCCAGCATGCTATTGAAAACCCTATCAGTGTAAACATAACAAGTTTGACAACAAGCCCTGCGTCAAGGAACATCTGGATAATATCGCTTCCAAAACCTACACCTGCCGCAGATGTGGCAGAGAGCAAATGAGAATGTAATAGCTGAATGATATTCATATGATAGTCCTTCTTTTTTATTATTTTATTTCATGCAGTATAAATAAGTTATTGTCAGATGCAAGATAATTTGATCTGCCTTAACCTTTATCTTGCCAGGGGGAATTTTTTAGATGGAGCTTTCAGCAGTCAGCGGTCAGATGATTCTTTAGTTTGAAAACCTTTTGCTGAAAGCTGAAACCAAAGGGCTCACCGCTTGAATCCAAAAATATCAGATTTTGGATGGACACTATTTAACATTATCTGTATGATTCATTATTGTGTATAAGTATGGCCTGTCGGGTTTAGCTTGAATCTTTAAACATATTATACAGGAGAAAGAGATATGGGATGGAACAATCTATTTGCAGCAGTAAAAGAGAGGGCATGGCAAAAACATGAAGAAGCAGGGAAAAACTGGCTTGCCTTTATTGCCTTTGCCTTTTGTATCTCTTTTATCTTTTCTGTGGCCTATTCCCATGCACAGGATGGAAAAACAGGTGATATGAAGAAATTCTACCAGGTTAACTGCGTAAGATGCCACGGGGCAGACGGCTCTGCAATAGGGGTAGACGGCAAAAAGCTAAAGGGTGAGGACTTTACAGACCCCAGATGGCAGAAGAACACTGATGATGAAAAGATGATCAAGGTAATTCTTAATGGCAAATTTTTCGGGCTGGCAATGCCTGGATATAAAGAAATTATAACCCGTGAGGATGCAAAACGGATCGTTACAGAGATCATAAGGAAGAGTGAAAAGGGAAAAATCATTGCGCCATAGAGTACATTGGCATAAATACAATAGAAACTTTCTCACCACGGAGTACACGGAGAGCACTGAGAAAAGCTTTTTATTATTTTATCAATAATAATTTTTGTTTTTCTTAGCACCCTTTGCGTCTTTGCGGTTCAATTTCAGTCTGTCACTTCAACCATACGAACACACGGAGAGCACGGATAACATGTAGAATAATATTTAATATTTAGCCATGATCTGCCGATAAGTACCTTGAATTGTCATCAAAATACTTAAGGGCTGCCATGCAAAGAAGATAAATAGGTCATTTACCTGTGATTCTTCAATAAATTTTACAGCCTTTAGAAAGGTGCAACGAACTATACAATGTATATAAAATGCTGGGGTTCTAGGGGGTCGGTGCCGGTATCAGGTATTGATTACGTAAAATATGGCGGTGACACCACCTGCCTGGAGATACGTTCAGACAAAGATGATCTAGTTATACTGGATGCAGGGACAGGTATAAGGCGGCTCGGCCTGGACCTCCTTGCCCAAAAGCGTTACTCTGTTGATATGCTCTTCACACATGCGCACTGGGACCACCTTATGGGCTTTCCCTTTTTTGCGCC
The sequence above is drawn from the Desulfatiglans sp. genome and encodes:
- the tolR gene encoding protein TolR; translated protein: MTTGGSGKKKLMSDINVTPFVDVMLVLLIIFMVTSPMMTQGVDVNLPQTQAKEIKTEEDPLILTVDINREITIEKHKIEFTELEEKLAAMFKYRNNKQLLFRADKDIPYGFIMQVHARIQAAGIEKLGLVVAPEDK
- the tolQ gene encoding protein TolQ codes for the protein MNIIQLLHSHLLSATSAAGVGFGSDIIQMFLDAGLVVKLVMFTLIGFSIACWAIIFIKLRFFRYARLETAYFLEIFWEATELTSIYKESKDLFYSPVAQLFIRGYTELIRLKKLKGNGNATLNNISGISEAIERALRRSVIHENSRMEKALAFLATTGNAAPFIGLFGTVWGIMESFRSIGIKGSASLAVVAPGISEALIATAVGLFAAIPAVIAYNYFNSKAAELGTEMETFSADFLSLVVRQSMKGGLDKVEE
- a CDS encoding cytochrome c, with translation MGWNNLFAAVKERAWQKHEEAGKNWLAFIAFAFCISFIFSVAYSHAQDGKTGDMKKFYQVNCVRCHGADGSAIGVDGKKLKGEDFTDPRWQKNTDDEKMIKVILNGKFFGLAMPGYKEIITREDAKRIVTEIIRKSEKGKIIAP